In Cloacibacterium caeni, a single window of DNA contains:
- a CDS encoding amidohydrolase family protein has product MKKIFFTLYILVSAMVLAQRPNPAPAQKNPIAITNATIHTATGAVLNNASLVFENGKITQINGSIPSNAEVINAQNKHVYPGFILVNNTLGLVEISATNATVDYREANDISPEVRSLISFNTDSHVIPVIRSNGVLLTQPVLKHGTLSCTSSIMQLDAWNWEDAVVATDNVLHLSWPEIFRIDDEKRNKEFQTRRTEKIKELTSLFQRAQQYDKQQVKDYKLNAIKPVFENRKLFVEVAGANETLEVIAWANKLNLKNVVLIGESNLVGVLDGIKKSNFPLIIKRVHSLPVNSSDSPRLPYEFAKLVQDKGILYGLDYSGDMEYQNSRNLPFLAGTTVAYGVEKEKALQSITINLAKMLGIDKNYGTLEVGKSATLFISEGDALDQLTNNVTEAFIEGRKINLDNQQKELYKTYQEKYRLNQ; this is encoded by the coding sequence ATGAAAAAAATATTTTTCACTTTATATATTTTGGTATCTGCAATGGTTTTGGCACAAAGACCGAATCCTGCACCAGCACAAAAAAATCCAATTGCCATTACCAATGCCACGATTCATACTGCAACAGGAGCGGTTTTAAATAATGCTTCTCTCGTTTTTGAAAACGGAAAAATCACCCAGATTAATGGAAGCATTCCGAGTAATGCAGAAGTCATCAATGCCCAAAATAAACATGTTTATCCGGGTTTTATTTTGGTGAACAATACATTAGGTTTGGTAGAAATTTCCGCAACCAATGCTACAGTAGATTATAGAGAAGCCAATGATATTTCGCCAGAAGTACGTTCGCTCATCTCTTTCAATACAGACTCTCATGTTATTCCCGTGATTAGAAGCAATGGCGTTTTATTGACTCAGCCAGTTCTGAAACACGGCACATTGTCTTGTACCTCTTCCATCATGCAACTAGACGCTTGGAACTGGGAAGATGCGGTGGTAGCTACGGATAATGTTTTGCACCTTTCTTGGCCTGAAATTTTTAGAATTGACGATGAAAAAAGAAACAAAGAATTCCAAACCAGAAGAACAGAAAAAATTAAAGAACTGACTTCCCTCTTTCAGAGAGCGCAACAATATGACAAACAGCAAGTGAAGGATTATAAACTGAACGCCATAAAACCAGTCTTTGAAAACAGAAAACTATTTGTGGAAGTAGCAGGAGCCAATGAAACGCTAGAAGTGATTGCTTGGGCTAATAAGTTAAACCTAAAAAATGTAGTTTTGATTGGTGAAAGCAATTTGGTAGGGGTTTTAGATGGTATTAAAAAGAGCAATTTTCCACTCATTATCAAGAGAGTTCACAGTTTGCCGGTAAACAGTTCTGATTCTCCGAGATTGCCTTATGAGTTTGCAAAATTGGTGCAAGATAAAGGTATTCTCTATGGGTTAGATTACAGCGGAGATATGGAATATCAGAACTCTAGAAATCTTCCGTTTTTGGCAGGAACTACAGTTGCCTATGGTGTAGAAAAAGAAAAAGCGCTACAAAGCATCACCATTAACCTAGCCAAAATGTTGGGAATTGATAAAAACTACGGAACTTTAGAAGTAGGAAAAAGCGCTACACTCTTCATTTCTGAGGGCGATGCACTGGATCAATTGACCAATAATGTGACTGAAGCCTTCATAGAGGGAAGAAAAATTAATCTAGACAATCAGCAGAAAGAACTTTACAAAACATATCAAGAGAAGTATCGATTAAATCAGTAA
- the lat gene encoding L-lysine 6-transaminase, with product MNKTIELSHEVAGNKVKATLGKHILADGFDFVMDYEKSHGSWIHDRLTGTEFLDMFSMFGSASVGYNHPYIVGKSAWLGKMAVYKPTMSDVYLQEYADFVETFSRVAIPEELPYCFFVEGGALAVENALKTAFDWKTRKNWLKGSKTEGSVAIHFKQAFHGRSGYTLSLTNTNDPRKYQYFPLFDWPRIINPKLYFPITEENLQETIKNEQLALVQIEEAILSNQDKAACIIIETIQAEGGDNHFRDEFLVELRRICDENEMLLIFDEVQTGIGITGKMWAFQNYSVVPDVISFGKKAQVCGILASKTKLDEVEHHVFAESSRINSTFGGNFIDMLRFQLVLEIIEKENLLENVQKQGEFLLEGLQKLQAKFPHLISNARGRGLMCAFDLPDGKARADFQERLFEENVIVLICGEKSIRFRPHLNVTQEDLQFALDKIEKIASNY from the coding sequence ATGAACAAAACAATAGAATTAAGCCACGAAGTTGCAGGCAACAAAGTAAAAGCAACATTAGGAAAACATATTTTAGCAGATGGATTTGATTTCGTGATGGATTACGAAAAATCTCACGGCTCTTGGATTCATGACCGTTTAACAGGAACAGAATTTTTAGATATGTTTTCTATGTTCGGTTCTGCTTCTGTGGGTTATAATCATCCCTATATTGTGGGGAAATCTGCTTGGTTAGGCAAAATGGCGGTGTACAAACCTACCATGTCCGATGTGTATTTGCAGGAATATGCAGATTTCGTAGAAACCTTCAGCAGAGTAGCTATTCCAGAAGAATTGCCGTATTGTTTCTTTGTAGAAGGAGGAGCTTTAGCGGTAGAAAACGCTTTGAAAACAGCTTTCGATTGGAAAACCAGAAAAAATTGGCTCAAAGGAAGTAAAACAGAAGGTTCTGTAGCAATTCACTTTAAACAGGCTTTCCATGGAAGAAGTGGTTATACCCTGAGTTTAACCAATACCAATGACCCTAGAAAATATCAATATTTTCCATTGTTTGATTGGCCAAGAATCATCAATCCGAAATTGTATTTCCCAATCACCGAAGAAAATTTACAGGAAACCATCAAGAATGAACAATTGGCTTTGGTACAGATTGAAGAAGCGATTTTATCAAATCAAGATAAGGCAGCTTGCATCATCATCGAAACCATTCAAGCAGAAGGTGGAGACAATCATTTCCGTGATGAATTTTTGGTGGAATTAAGAAGAATCTGCGACGAAAACGAAATGTTGCTTATCTTTGATGAGGTGCAAACAGGTATTGGAATTACAGGTAAAATGTGGGCATTCCAAAATTACAGCGTAGTTCCGGATGTGATTTCTTTCGGGAAAAAAGCACAAGTTTGTGGTATTTTGGCAAGTAAAACCAAGTTAGACGAAGTAGAACACCACGTTTTTGCTGAAAGTTCTAGAATCAACTCTACTTTCGGAGGAAATTTCATTGATATGCTAAGATTCCAATTGGTTTTAGAAATTATCGAAAAAGAAAATCTTCTGGAAAATGTACAGAAACAAGGCGAATTTTTATTGGAAGGTTTACAAAAACTTCAAGCGAAGTTTCCACACCTAATTTCTAATGCAAGAGGAAGAGGATTAATGTGTGCTTTTGATTTACCAGACGGAAAAGCAAGAGCAGATTTCCAAGAAAGACTTTTCGAAGAAAACGTAATTGTACTCATCTGTGGCGAAAAATCGATTAGATTCCGTCCACACCTAAATGTAACTCAAGAAGACTTGCAATTTGCTTTGGATAAAATAGAAAAAATTGCATCAAACTACTAA
- a CDS encoding amidohydrolase family protein: MQAQLGYWQNDTTTKDQSIYAIKNITLYQDYKTVIPDAVLVIQNGKVLESGKVAIPKNAVVIDGKGKFVYPSFIDLYTNIGVEKAEAKQADSRSIYLPNTASAAAYNDAVKAYSRAVDQFTNQGKDYEEYLNQGFGTVLSFNQDGIVRGSAVLYNLGNGKPAEKIIKEDAALMLSFDKGSSRQSYPTSLAGSIALLRQFYLDADWYEKGGNAVEKNLNLEAFNKYKKLPTIIETSEKWDVLRADKIGDEALQQFVFMGSGNEYQRAKEMKSTGGFFLLPLEYPKPYQINDALDVENANVAELKHWELAPYNAIFLQKENVDFAFTMNKLKDKSSFLGKIRELYKNGLSKEAILKSLTENPAKIVKSETTLGNLRKGSYANFLLFTEELFSKDAVLQENWVAGKNFVVNKLLDQDIRGVYQLTINNQNYDLKIAGSLLKPEAKVIQEKKDGKAKLNVSDYKIALELVLPKDSVQNYRILYPLADYKNTNGFALNKQGNKVPYSITFVKNNEAETKKEEETPKEIGKIWYPFAAFGSENVPTQKDYIIRNATVWTNTTKGIVKNYDVKISKGKIVEVGSQLSKGNAEEIDGTNLHLTNGIIDEHTHIGLSRGVNEAGSNSSAEVRMSDVINPDDVNFYRQIVGGVTTAQQLHGSANPIGGQSSIVKFAWGENAEIMKFPNAPQFIKFALGENVKQSNWGNNPNRFPQSRGGVEQAFDFWFTRALEYEKEKQTNKNYRKDLRLETHLEILKSKRYITCHSYVQSEINMFMKIAEKFNFKVNTFTHILEGYKVADKMKNHGANASTFSDWWGYKEEVREAIPYNAAILLKSGVNTAINSDDAEMARRLNQEAGKLVKYGNISQEEAWKTVTLNPAKMLKLDHKLGTIEVGKDADLVLWTDNPLSIYATVNKTFVDGKLIFDTQKQAEKDEMVKNEKNRIIQKMLFSDDAKKGNTQSVKTEQKKLYHCDTLEEDFHQH; the protein is encoded by the coding sequence ATGCAAGCACAATTAGGGTATTGGCAAAATGATACCACTACCAAAGATCAAAGCATTTATGCAATTAAAAACATCACCTTGTATCAAGATTACAAAACAGTGATTCCAGATGCAGTTTTGGTCATTCAGAATGGCAAAGTGTTAGAATCGGGTAAAGTAGCCATCCCGAAAAATGCAGTGGTGATTGATGGAAAAGGAAAGTTTGTCTATCCTTCATTTATTGATTTGTATACCAATATTGGCGTAGAAAAAGCTGAGGCAAAACAAGCAGATTCTAGAAGTATCTATCTTCCAAATACGGCTTCTGCAGCGGCGTACAATGATGCCGTAAAAGCCTATTCTAGAGCAGTTGATCAATTCACCAATCAAGGAAAAGACTACGAAGAATACTTAAATCAGGGTTTCGGTACAGTTTTAAGTTTCAACCAGGATGGAATCGTGAGAGGTTCTGCGGTGCTGTACAATTTAGGAAACGGAAAACCTGCAGAAAAAATCATCAAAGAAGATGCTGCACTCATGCTTTCTTTTGACAAAGGCAGTTCTAGACAGTCTTATCCTACTTCTTTGGCGGGTTCTATTGCCTTGTTGAGACAGTTTTATTTAGATGCAGACTGGTATGAAAAAGGCGGAAATGCAGTAGAGAAAAATCTAAATTTAGAAGCATTCAATAAATATAAAAAATTACCAACCATCATCGAAACTTCTGAAAAGTGGGATGTTTTAAGAGCGGATAAAATTGGGGACGAAGCCCTACAACAATTCGTTTTTATGGGTTCTGGAAATGAATACCAGAGAGCCAAAGAAATGAAATCTACAGGCGGTTTCTTTTTATTGCCTTTAGAATATCCAAAACCGTATCAGATTAATGATGCTTTAGATGTAGAAAATGCCAATGTTGCTGAATTAAAGCATTGGGAATTAGCGCCTTATAATGCAATATTTCTTCAAAAAGAAAATGTAGACTTTGCCTTCACGATGAACAAGTTGAAAGACAAATCTTCATTCTTAGGAAAAATAAGAGAACTCTATAAAAATGGTTTGTCTAAAGAAGCAATTCTGAAATCTTTGACCGAAAACCCTGCAAAAATTGTAAAATCAGAAACTACTTTAGGGAATTTAAGAAAAGGAAGTTATGCCAATTTCTTATTGTTTACCGAAGAATTATTTAGCAAAGATGCAGTTTTACAGGAAAATTGGGTGGCAGGTAAAAATTTCGTAGTAAATAAATTGTTAGACCAAGACATTAGAGGGGTGTATCAACTCACCATCAACAATCAGAACTATGATTTAAAAATTGCAGGTTCGCTTCTGAAGCCTGAAGCCAAAGTAATTCAGGAGAAAAAAGACGGAAAAGCAAAACTAAACGTGAGCGATTATAAAATTGCTCTGGAACTGGTTTTACCGAAAGATTCTGTACAGAATTATAGAATTCTTTATCCGCTTGCAGACTATAAAAATACCAATGGTTTTGCCCTGAACAAACAAGGAAACAAAGTGCCTTACAGCATCACCTTTGTAAAAAATAATGAAGCTGAAACCAAAAAAGAAGAAGAAACGCCAAAAGAAATCGGTAAAATTTGGTATCCTTTTGCAGCTTTTGGAAGCGAAAATGTGCCGACTCAAAAAGACTATATCATTAGAAATGCTACGGTTTGGACCAATACCACTAAAGGAATTGTGAAAAATTATGATGTCAAAATTTCTAAAGGAAAAATCGTAGAAGTAGGAAGTCAATTAAGCAAAGGAAACGCTGAAGAAATTGACGGAACCAACTTACATTTAACCAACGGAATTATCGATGAACATACGCATATCGGACTTTCTAGAGGCGTAAATGAAGCGGGAAGCAATTCTTCTGCGGAGGTGAGAATGAGCGATGTCATCAATCCCGATGATGTGAATTTTTACAGACAAATTGTAGGCGGTGTTACCACAGCACAACAATTACACGGTTCTGCAAATCCAATTGGCGGGCAGTCTTCAATTGTAAAATTTGCTTGGGGAGAAAATGCCGAAATTATGAAGTTTCCGAATGCACCTCAGTTCATCAAATTTGCTTTGGGAGAAAACGTAAAACAGTCTAATTGGGGCAATAATCCTAATCGTTTTCCTCAGTCGAGAGGTGGAGTAGAACAAGCATTTGACTTTTGGTTCACCAGAGCTTTAGAATACGAAAAAGAAAAGCAAACCAATAAAAATTACAGAAAAGATTTAAGACTGGAAACGCATTTAGAAATTTTAAAATCTAAACGCTATATCACGTGTCACTCTTATGTGCAGAGTGAAATTAACATGTTTATGAAAATTGCAGAGAAATTTAATTTCAAAGTCAATACGTTCACGCACATTTTAGAAGGCTACAAAGTGGCAGACAAGATGAAAAATCACGGAGCAAATGCTTCTACATTCTCAGATTGGTGGGGTTATAAAGAAGAAGTAAGAGAAGCTATTCCTTACAATGCTGCGATTTTATTAAAATCTGGGGTGAATACAGCCATCAATTCAGATGATGCAGAAATGGCAAGAAGACTGAATCAAGAAGCAGGAAAATTAGTAAAATACGGAAACATTTCTCAAGAAGAAGCTTGGAAAACCGTTACCCTTAATCCTGCCAAAATGTTGAAACTAGACCATAAATTAGGAACGATAGAAGTAGGTAAAGATGCTGATTTGGTATTGTGGACGGACAATCCATTGAGTATTTATGCCACAGTAAACAAAACTTTTGTAGACGGAAAACTCATTTTTGATACTCAAAAACAAGCCGAAAAAGATGAAATGGTAAAGAACGAGAAAAACAGAATTATTCAAAAAATGCTATTCTCTGATGATGCCAAAAAAGGAAATACCCAGTCGGTAAAAACAGAGCAAAAGAAATTGTACCACTGTGATACTTTAGAAGAAGATTTTCATCAACACTAA
- a CDS encoding putative signal transducing protein, translated as MGAELPRVSVFEADEMVQIQIVKKKLEDAGIACSVSNKYLNNLLATPTATALKLEVNIHDEQKAFEIIDHYLAEKEN; from the coding sequence ATGGGAGCAGAATTACCAAGAGTTTCGGTATTTGAAGCAGATGAAATGGTTCAAATACAAATCGTGAAAAAGAAATTAGAAGATGCAGGAATCGCTTGTTCAGTGAGCAATAAATACCTTAATAATTTATTAGCTACACCTACCGCTACCGCTTTAAAACTAGAGGTGAATATTCATGACGAACAAAAAGCTTTTGAAATTATAGACCATTATTTGGCAGAAAAAGAAAACTAA